In Gimesia benthica, a single window of DNA contains:
- a CDS encoding efflux RND transporter periplasmic adaptor subunit, with product MNVILCRPPNSCLLSLLCVLFLMGCESNQPAPTKKAGETLPVLNVETLTVAEQTWPRIVRSQGSLFPDEEATLGIKVEGRVSEVHVDLGDVVEVGDPLITIDQEDFKLRVKQAEAQLAAVRSAVGLKPGDPLEKLVPENSPPAREKKAEWDEATANLERAKTLYKQNVMGQAEFDQVVSFEQVAQARYASALNGVREKMANITVQQTQLDLAREDLKNTELKATYPAVVQKRLVAPGSYIRMGDPLLVLVRIDQLRYRGTVPERLSTQLEIGQPIELKIESVPQRTSKVTRISPFLDQLSRSLLFESLVENPDRELRAGLFAEGRIIVDPDQKAIVVPISSVVQFAGTEKVWKAVDGTVKMQEVLLGERRGDQIRILEGLQPGDVILRTAKEGRPGTLSAAEPQPSAAEQTKAKT from the coding sequence ATGAATGTCATCCTGTGCCGTCCTCCAAATTCCTGCCTGCTCAGCCTCCTGTGCGTCCTGTTTTTGATGGGATGCGAATCTAATCAACCAGCCCCCACTAAAAAAGCCGGGGAGACACTACCGGTCTTGAATGTGGAGACACTGACCGTTGCCGAGCAGACCTGGCCACGCATTGTCCGCAGCCAGGGGAGTCTGTTTCCTGACGAAGAGGCGACGCTGGGGATCAAGGTAGAAGGCCGCGTTTCCGAAGTACACGTTGATCTTGGAGATGTTGTTGAGGTCGGTGATCCATTGATTACGATCGACCAGGAAGATTTCAAACTCCGCGTCAAGCAGGCAGAGGCACAACTGGCGGCAGTTCGTTCGGCCGTCGGGTTGAAGCCGGGAGACCCGCTTGAAAAACTGGTACCCGAAAATTCGCCCCCGGCCCGTGAGAAAAAAGCCGAGTGGGATGAGGCGACCGCGAACCTGGAACGGGCGAAGACGCTGTATAAACAGAATGTGATGGGCCAGGCCGAGTTCGATCAGGTCGTGTCGTTCGAACAGGTGGCCCAGGCCCGCTATGCCTCCGCTTTGAACGGGGTCCGCGAGAAAATGGCTAATATCACCGTGCAACAGACGCAACTGGATCTGGCACGGGAAGACTTGAAGAACACCGAACTGAAAGCCACATACCCGGCCGTCGTGCAGAAACGCCTGGTTGCGCCCGGGAGTTACATTCGCATGGGTGATCCACTGCTGGTGCTCGTGCGAATCGATCAGCTCCGCTACCGGGGAACGGTGCCCGAGCGTCTCTCGACCCAGCTTGAAATTGGTCAGCCGATCGAATTGAAAATTGAATCGGTACCACAGCGGACTTCCAAAGTGACCCGCATCAGTCCGTTCCTGGATCAGTTGAGCCGTTCATTGCTGTTTGAGTCGCTGGTCGAGAACCCGGATCGGGAATTGCGGGCCGGCCTGTTTGCCGAAGGACGGATCATCGTCGATCCCGATCAGAAGGCGATAGTCGTGCCGATCTCGTCAGTCGTGCAGTTTGCGGGGACAGAAAAAGTCTGGAAAGCCGTGGATGGCACCGTGAAGATGCAGGAGGTCCTGCTGGGAGAACGACGCGGTGATCAGATCCGAATTTTAGAAGGACTGCAGCCGGGTGATGTCATTCTGCGTACCGCGAAGGAAGGACGTCCCGGAACACTGTCTGCCGCGGAGCCACAACCCTCGGCTGCCGAACAGACCAAAGCCAAAACATAA
- a CDS encoding DUF1501 domain-containing protein: MTVDRLKNRQELLSSLDQLPRRHEKLIRDLDEHQQKAFDLLYSKGVRSAFDIEDEPAAVRDSYGRHTFGQSALLARRLVEHGSTFVTVNCVPWDHHGSAGRLRTEEGARKLIPPLDAAISGLIRDLIDRGLYEKTLVVAMGEFGRTPRINQHAGRDHWGRTFSVMMGCGGMRMGQIIGRSSSRGEDVVERPVGPQDVAATIYRHLGIDPQRVILRDRLDRPMPLLDTGEPVSELFG; this comes from the coding sequence CTGACGGTCGATCGACTGAAGAACCGGCAGGAACTGTTAAGTTCGCTCGACCAGCTGCCACGTCGACACGAGAAGCTGATCCGCGACCTGGACGAGCACCAGCAGAAAGCATTTGATCTGCTGTATTCGAAAGGGGTTCGCTCTGCGTTTGATATTGAAGACGAACCGGCGGCGGTTCGCGACAGCTACGGACGGCATACGTTCGGGCAAAGTGCACTCCTGGCGCGGCGTCTGGTGGAGCATGGTTCGACGTTTGTGACCGTCAACTGTGTCCCCTGGGATCATCACGGTTCCGCGGGACGACTCCGCACGGAAGAAGGGGCCCGCAAACTGATTCCACCGCTGGATGCCGCGATCTCCGGATTGATTCGGGATCTGATCGACCGCGGTCTGTATGAGAAGACACTGGTGGTGGCGATGGGCGAATTTGGACGCACGCCCCGAATTAACCAGCATGCAGGACGCGACCACTGGGGGCGAACCTTCAGTGTGATGATGGGCTGTGGCGGAATGCGGATGGGACAGATCATCGGCCGTTCCAGCAGCCGCGGTGAAGATGTCGTCGAACGTCCGGTGGGGCCGCAGGATGTTGCGGCGACAATCTACCGGCATCTGGGCATCGATCCCCAGCGTGTTATTCTCCGCGATCGCCTGGATCGCCCGATGCCTCTGCTCGATACCGGGGAACCGGTTTCCGAGCTGTTTGGCTAA
- a CDS encoding DUF1501 domain-containing protein, which translates to MNQRPSRIMTDCSGITRRNFVQAGALGAGGLCLADLLKLKAEGAVSSKQQDTNVILFWLSGGPGHMETWDPKPEAPAEYRGPFQPIATSLSGVQFSELMPGQAKLAEHLAVLRTVNHGTGDHTKGNHWMLTGFEGPAFNAPDNRVQRRPSIGSAASFLRGARQEGMPPYVGVPHLRGGPIICFIILRTLAGVRSVYCQFRSEYFELQRTEPDPGSRPDGRSTEEPAGTVKFARPAATSTREADPRPGRAPAESI; encoded by the coding sequence ATGAACCAACGACCGTCCCGCATCATGACCGACTGTTCCGGAATCACACGTCGCAATTTCGTGCAGGCGGGCGCATTGGGGGCAGGCGGTTTGTGTCTGGCGGATCTGCTGAAGCTCAAAGCGGAAGGGGCTGTTTCGTCGAAGCAACAGGATACCAATGTGATCCTGTTCTGGTTGAGCGGCGGTCCGGGGCATATGGAAACCTGGGATCCCAAGCCCGAAGCACCTGCAGAATACCGGGGACCCTTTCAGCCAATCGCGACCAGCCTGTCGGGAGTCCAGTTCAGCGAACTGATGCCGGGACAGGCGAAACTGGCCGAGCACCTGGCTGTGCTGCGAACCGTGAATCACGGGACCGGCGATCATACCAAGGGAAATCACTGGATGTTGACCGGCTTTGAAGGTCCTGCCTTCAACGCACCCGACAATCGGGTGCAGCGACGTCCTTCGATTGGCTCCGCGGCTTCGTTCCTGCGAGGTGCCCGGCAGGAAGGCATGCCCCCCTATGTGGGAGTGCCTCACCTTCGTGGGGGACCGATAATCTGTTTCATTATTCTTCGTACATTGGCGGGGGTTCGATCCGTTTATTGTCAATTCCGATCCGAATACTTCGAGCTTCAGCGTACAGAACCTGACCCTGGCTCGCGGCCTGACGGTCGATCGACTGAAGAACCGGCAGGAACTGTTAAGTTCGCTCGACCAGCTGCCACGTCGACACGAGAAGCTGATCCGCGACCTGGACGAGCACCAGCAGAAAGCATTTGA
- a CDS encoding LamG domain-containing protein, producing MVWADERGTLIFEDDFERSESQEQKDEIGKGWGTNSRSRAKGNKQVDLRDGAMYIYIHETADHAVSVTHPAEFKNGAVALRFMLEDPKDSLGLNFADLKYKPVHAGHLFVAKISPKNLMITDLKTGNMDLKIRDQRKAGTLSEEHKELLKTKTKRFPLKLETGKWYDLLVNVEGDRLTVSIDGKKVGSFASEGMAHPTKRLLRLAVPRKAVVDDVKIYSRGEKS from the coding sequence CTGGTCTGGGCCGATGAACGGGGGACGTTGATTTTCGAAGATGATTTCGAACGGAGTGAATCACAGGAGCAGAAGGATGAGATCGGCAAGGGCTGGGGGACGAATAGTCGCAGCCGGGCGAAGGGGAACAAACAGGTCGACCTGCGTGACGGTGCGATGTATATCTACATTCATGAGACAGCCGACCACGCCGTTTCGGTGACGCATCCTGCCGAATTCAAGAATGGCGCGGTTGCCCTGCGGTTCATGCTGGAAGACCCTAAAGACAGCCTGGGACTCAATTTTGCGGATCTCAAATACAAACCGGTACACGCCGGCCATCTGTTTGTGGCTAAGATCAGCCCCAAAAATCTGATGATCACCGATCTCAAGACCGGCAACATGGATCTGAAAATTCGCGATCAGCGGAAAGCGGGTACTCTGTCTGAGGAACATAAAGAACTGCTCAAGACCAAAACCAAACGGTTCCCGCTCAAGCTGGAGACCGGCAAGTGGTACGACCTGCTGGTGAATGTGGAAGGGGACCGGCTGACTGTTTCCATCGACGGGAAAAAGGTCGGCTCTTTTGCCTCTGAGGGGATGGCCCATCCGACCAAGCGACTGCTGCGACTGGCAGTGCCTCGCAAGGCAGTGGTGGATGACGTCAAGATTTATTCCCGCGGAGAGAAGTCGTAA
- a CDS encoding DUF1553 domain-containing protein, with product MMNRWLIYLVSTLTLAVSAFPASAATPSDKGQQLFESKIEPVLVKYCYECHSKTGESIEGGLELDSPSGMLRGGDTGPMIKPHDMEHSSLLRMLRHEDGVSGMPPEEKLSDEVINAFEAWIKLGCPDTRKETGPTLKEQRYQEAQNHWAFVPPHKVAPPAVNQTEWPRDAVIDGFTLSAMEQKGVKPVEDASRLTLVRRVYFDLVGLPPTPEQIDAFLKDKSPDALAKLVDQLLASPQFGERWGRHWLDVVRFAESSGMEFNFTYPHAWPYRNYVIDSFNQDKPYDVFLREQIAGDLLPAQPHDSPQEIEARNIAPSMLSFGPKRHNSSGTEFRMDIVDDQINTVCRATLALTVSCARCHDHKFDPIPTADYYSLAGIFLSTEPMYGTIKQKYSNTPTDLLPLGENGPALHAAAEAYEKQLQEAEKKLTTQTAALKKAQDAQKLAASAHQKYEQLVATTVVDPKNPNALKGPSQADVDRKKAELEKADAQVTQLTTEVTTLKTKIAELKKNPAPRPQYAMTARDRKKPADTYIAVRGDFREKGDVVPRGFLSAIQIDNTPQIPAGHSGRLELAQWITSEQNPLTARVMVNRIWYHLFGRGLVPTVDNFGLIGKQPSHPELLDDLALKFMQEGWSTKRMIRQIVLSRTYQLSSTPDPTNLEIDPENHLLWRATPRRLEAEAIRDAILTVSGQLIIDRPNGSTVTPLGDKLARSIPLEKLQPPSNQRSVYLPVVRDYVPELFDLFDFPSPSLVSGTRAVTNVPAQALYLRNSQFITDQAQHAARRLLADKQLKDDVARVDLAMRRALGRTPTPEERTGALQLVQQVRQSSDPQSKTVEVDAWAAWFQTLFMTAEFRFLVDAR from the coding sequence ATGATGAACCGTTGGTTGATTTATCTCGTTTCGACACTCACACTGGCCGTGTCTGCTTTTCCGGCCTCTGCAGCCACGCCCTCTGATAAGGGCCAGCAGCTGTTCGAATCCAAAATCGAACCGGTGCTCGTCAAGTACTGCTACGAATGCCATTCCAAAACCGGCGAGAGCATCGAAGGCGGCCTGGAACTCGACTCCCCCTCCGGCATGCTGCGTGGCGGTGATACCGGACCGATGATCAAACCCCACGATATGGAACACAGTTCTCTGTTGCGCATGCTGCGTCATGAGGACGGCGTCTCGGGCATGCCCCCCGAAGAAAAACTCTCGGACGAGGTCATCAACGCGTTCGAAGCCTGGATCAAACTCGGCTGCCCCGACACCCGCAAAGAAACCGGCCCCACGCTCAAAGAACAACGTTACCAGGAAGCTCAGAATCACTGGGCCTTCGTACCGCCCCACAAAGTCGCACCCCCTGCCGTCAATCAGACCGAATGGCCCCGCGACGCGGTCATCGATGGCTTCACCCTCTCCGCCATGGAACAGAAAGGCGTCAAGCCGGTCGAAGATGCCAGCCGTCTGACGCTGGTCCGCCGCGTCTACTTTGATCTGGTCGGCCTGCCCCCCACCCCCGAGCAGATCGACGCCTTCCTGAAGGACAAATCACCCGACGCTCTCGCAAAGCTCGTCGATCAATTGCTCGCGTCCCCTCAGTTCGGCGAACGCTGGGGACGTCACTGGCTGGACGTCGTCCGTTTCGCGGAATCGAGCGGCATGGAGTTCAACTTCACCTACCCCCATGCCTGGCCCTACCGCAACTACGTCATCGACTCCTTTAACCAGGATAAACCCTACGATGTCTTCCTGCGGGAACAGATCGCCGGAGACCTGCTGCCGGCCCAACCCCATGATTCTCCTCAAGAGATCGAAGCCCGCAACATCGCCCCCAGTATGCTCTCCTTCGGTCCCAAACGGCACAACTCCAGCGGAACCGAATTCCGCATGGATATTGTCGACGATCAGATCAACACCGTCTGCCGGGCCACGCTGGCGCTGACTGTCTCCTGTGCCCGCTGTCACGACCACAAGTTCGATCCGATTCCCACCGCCGACTATTATTCTCTGGCGGGGATCTTCCTCAGCACCGAACCGATGTACGGCACGATCAAGCAGAAATACAGCAATACCCCCACCGATCTGCTCCCCCTCGGCGAGAACGGACCGGCCCTGCACGCCGCTGCCGAAGCGTATGAGAAACAGCTGCAGGAAGCTGAAAAGAAACTGACCACACAGACGGCAGCCCTGAAAAAAGCACAGGACGCTCAAAAGCTCGCTGCGTCTGCACATCAGAAGTACGAACAGCTGGTCGCCACCACCGTTGTCGATCCCAAGAATCCCAATGCCCTCAAGGGACCATCCCAGGCCGACGTCGATCGGAAAAAAGCGGAACTCGAGAAAGCCGACGCTCAGGTGACTCAGTTGACCACCGAAGTCACCACGCTGAAAACCAAAATCGCCGAACTCAAAAAGAATCCCGCCCCTCGGCCGCAGTACGCGATGACCGCCCGGGACCGCAAGAAACCCGCCGACACTTACATCGCCGTGCGGGGCGACTTCCGCGAAAAAGGGGACGTCGTTCCCCGCGGCTTCCTGAGTGCCATCCAGATCGACAACACGCCGCAGATTCCCGCCGGCCATAGCGGACGTCTGGAACTGGCCCAATGGATCACCAGTGAGCAGAACCCGCTCACCGCCCGCGTAATGGTCAACCGCATCTGGTACCATCTCTTCGGACGCGGCCTGGTGCCCACCGTCGACAACTTCGGCCTGATTGGCAAACAGCCCAGCCATCCAGAACTGCTCGACGACCTGGCCCTTAAGTTCATGCAGGAAGGCTGGTCCACCAAACGCATGATCCGCCAGATCGTGCTCAGCCGCACCTACCAGTTGAGCAGCACGCCCGACCCGACCAACCTGGAAATCGATCCCGAAAACCATCTACTCTGGCGGGCCACACCGCGTCGTCTCGAAGCCGAAGCAATTCGCGATGCGATTCTCACTGTCAGCGGCCAACTCATCATCGACCGCCCAAATGGCTCAACCGTCACCCCACTGGGCGACAAGCTGGCCCGCAGCATTCCCCTGGAAAAACTGCAGCCCCCCAGCAACCAGCGCAGCGTCTACCTGCCGGTTGTCCGCGACTACGTTCCCGAACTGTTTGACCTGTTTGACTTCCCCTCCCCCAGTCTGGTGAGCGGAACCCGGGCCGTCACGAATGTCCCCGCACAGGCCCTTTACCTGCGGAATTCGCAGTTCATCACCGATCAGGCCCAACACGCCGCCCGCAGACTGCTGGCTGATAAGCAGCTGAAAGACGATGTCGCCCGGGTTGACCTCGCCATGCGTCGTGCTCTGGGTCGCACACCGACACCGGAAGAACGCACTGGTGCCCTGCAACTCGTGCAACAGGTGCGCCAGTCCAGCGATCCCCAAAGTAAAACCGTTGAAGTCGACGCCTGGGCCGCCTGGTTCCAGACCCTGTTCATGACCGCGGAATTCCGGTTCCTGGTCGATGCCCGTTAA
- a CDS encoding DUF1501 domain-containing protein, whose amino-acid sequence MKHETANTQLSRRQWLKAASCSVGGLALTGLTAQTSQAGLLSPRIAHFTPKAKRVIFLFINGGPSQFESFDYKPELKANGGKKGQNKGKLLAPLYDFAQHGESGMWISEAFPHLAKQSDELCMLNGMTGPSRAHPIAIPMLHTGEFKFQRPSMGAWVLYGLGTENQNLPGFFTIKPTRTFGGPANYGSAFLPSTFQATRLGWSGQSIKTASISNLQSQHGLAANPERTALALAQKMNEELLGQTADVRGVIDSLNLSEQMRDAVPEVMDLSRESKATLDMYGVDEKSTDDFARQCLLARRLSEAGVRFVEVSTTGWDHHSGLDKFKSKAETIDKPIAALLADLKQRGLLDETLVLWSGEFGRQPETQILSGKETLGRDHNSTGYTAWLAGGGTKGGLTHGATDALGYKTVEGEVHLHDLHATMLHLLGLDHKKLVYRFGGRDFRLTNIYGNVVQEIIA is encoded by the coding sequence ATGAAACACGAAACAGCAAATACACAACTGTCGCGACGTCAATGGCTCAAAGCGGCCAGCTGCAGTGTCGGTGGACTCGCTTTGACCGGGCTCACTGCTCAGACCAGCCAGGCCGGTCTGCTCTCTCCCCGCATCGCTCACTTCACCCCCAAAGCGAAGCGGGTCATCTTTCTGTTCATCAACGGCGGCCCCTCGCAGTTTGAATCCTTCGACTATAAGCCCGAGCTCAAAGCCAACGGCGGTAAGAAGGGCCAGAACAAGGGAAAACTGCTGGCCCCGCTGTACGACTTCGCACAGCACGGCGAGAGTGGCATGTGGATTTCGGAAGCCTTCCCGCACCTGGCGAAACAGTCTGATGAACTCTGCATGCTCAACGGGATGACCGGTCCCAGTCGCGCCCATCCCATCGCGATCCCCATGCTGCATACCGGCGAGTTCAAATTCCAGCGTCCCTCCATGGGTGCCTGGGTACTCTACGGACTGGGCACCGAAAACCAGAACCTGCCCGGCTTCTTCACCATCAAGCCGACCCGCACCTTCGGCGGTCCCGCAAATTACGGCAGTGCCTTTCTCCCCAGTACCTTCCAGGCTACGCGGCTCGGCTGGTCCGGTCAATCCATCAAGACCGCGTCCATCAGCAACCTGCAGTCACAGCACGGTCTGGCCGCCAACCCGGAACGCACCGCCCTGGCCCTCGCGCAGAAAATGAATGAGGAACTGCTGGGCCAGACCGCGGACGTCCGCGGCGTGATCGACTCGCTCAACCTCAGCGAACAGATGCGCGACGCTGTTCCCGAGGTCATGGACCTCAGCCGCGAGTCGAAAGCCACGCTCGACATGTACGGCGTCGACGAGAAATCCACCGACGACTTCGCCCGCCAGTGCCTGCTGGCCCGTCGTCTGAGCGAAGCCGGCGTCCGCTTTGTCGAAGTCAGTACCACCGGCTGGGATCACCACAGCGGTCTCGACAAATTCAAATCGAAAGCCGAGACGATCGACAAACCGATCGCCGCTCTGCTGGCCGACCTCAAACAGCGCGGCCTGCTGGATGAAACGCTGGTCCTCTGGAGTGGTGAATTCGGACGCCAGCCCGAAACCCAGATCCTCTCCGGCAAAGAGACCCTGGGCCGCGATCACAACTCCACGGGCTACACCGCCTGGCTCGCCGGCGGTGGCACGAAAGGGGGACTTACCCACGGTGCCACCGATGCCTTGGGCTATAAAACCGTCGAGGGAGAAGTCCACCTGCACGATCTGCACGCGACCATGCTGCACCTGCTCGGCTTGGATCACAAGAAGCTCGTCTACCGCTTCGGCGGCCGCGACTTCCGCCTGACCAACATCTACGGTAACGTCGTTCAGGAAATCATCGCCTGA
- a CDS encoding DUF6435 family protein, whose product MFSWLRRDPRKKLEKAYAKKMEQARDAQRNGDIQGYASLVAESEEILQEIDRLTAQQVG is encoded by the coding sequence ATGTTTAGCTGGTTGCGACGCGATCCCCGGAAAAAACTGGAAAAGGCTTACGCGAAAAAAATGGAGCAGGCCCGTGATGCACAGCGGAATGGTGACATTCAGGGGTATGCCAGCCTGGTCGCTGAGTCGGAAGAGATCCTGCAGGAAATTGATCGCCTGACAGCACAGCAGGTCGGTTGA
- a CDS encoding Ig-like domain-containing protein, with protein MQRIFFFHMLFLGCLFLVDPTAGVAASAPGWSPLQATGEPNALKAGDQKTAWATLAQDKGAEWLQLEYKTPVEVKAVRIYENFNPGAVTKVTASDKSGKEVVIWEGQETIKPAPTVFEVSANSKVVSKSLKIYLDTRRVKGWNEIDAVQLVGSDDSKQWASQASASSSYAERGGSQEITLAALPPSVVKTVPQAGSTDVDPGLKEIAVTFSKDMITERMWAVVQISSEHFPKVGKGIHYLDDKRTCVIPVDLEPGKTYVLWFNRGRFNSFRDTENNPAIPYLLVFKTRSE; from the coding sequence ATGCAGAGAATATTCTTCTTTCACATGTTGTTTCTGGGTTGCTTATTCCTGGTTGATCCGACGGCTGGGGTTGCTGCTTCCGCTCCCGGCTGGTCTCCTCTGCAGGCCACGGGGGAACCGAACGCACTTAAGGCCGGTGATCAGAAGACCGCCTGGGCTACGCTGGCGCAGGATAAGGGAGCCGAGTGGCTTCAGCTGGAGTACAAGACCCCCGTTGAAGTAAAAGCGGTGCGGATCTATGAGAACTTTAATCCCGGTGCAGTCACTAAAGTGACGGCGTCGGACAAGAGCGGAAAGGAAGTCGTGATCTGGGAAGGGCAGGAAACAATCAAGCCGGCGCCGACTGTTTTCGAAGTGAGCGCCAACTCGAAAGTGGTTTCCAAGTCGCTCAAGATCTATCTCGACACACGACGCGTCAAAGGCTGGAATGAAATTGATGCGGTCCAACTGGTAGGCAGCGATGACAGCAAGCAGTGGGCATCGCAGGCATCGGCCAGCAGTTCGTATGCAGAGCGCGGAGGCTCTCAGGAAATCACATTGGCAGCATTGCCTCCCTCAGTGGTCAAGACGGTGCCCCAGGCGGGCAGTACCGATGTTGATCCGGGGCTGAAAGAAATAGCGGTCACCTTCAGCAAGGACATGATTACCGAACGGATGTGGGCCGTCGTGCAGATCTCGTCGGAACACTTTCCCAAGGTTGGCAAGGGAATTCATTACCTGGATGACAAACGCACGTGTGTGATTCCCGTCGATCTGGAACCAGGCAAGACGTACGTGCTGTGGTTCAATCGGGGACGCTTTAACAGTTTTCGCGATACTGAAAATAACCCCGCGATTCCTTATCTGCTCGTGTTCAAAACACGATCTGAATGA
- a CDS encoding potassium channel family protein, producing the protein MPQSLNPFFIFQRYFFRYTYYVHKILIGLITMIIAGGFLISYLENVSLGEGLYFSFITGLTIGYGDITPVTTWGRVLSVAIGLVGIIFTGVTVAVATRALADTVKVIDQETPESQTGTT; encoded by the coding sequence ATGCCCCAGTCACTTAATCCCTTCTTTATTTTTCAGCGTTATTTTTTTCGCTACACCTACTATGTTCATAAAATCCTGATTGGCTTAATCACCATGATCATAGCCGGTGGTTTCCTGATCTCGTATCTTGAAAATGTCAGTCTGGGCGAAGGGCTCTATTTTTCTTTCATTACTGGACTGACAATCGGCTATGGAGACATCACACCAGTCACGACCTGGGGACGTGTATTGAGCGTGGCCATCGGCCTTGTGGGAATCATTTTTACGGGTGTCACAGTGGCGGTGGCGACGCGAGCGCTGGCAGACACCGTCAAAGTGATTGATCAGGAAACGCCGGAATCTCAGACTGGCACTACCTGA
- a CDS encoding cation:proton antiporter yields the protein MSEYHVLTVIAAFVFFYSLFASKLEKTSVNGALVYVFCGMLFGPHVLNVVDLKVDGESLSGLAEIALAICLFTDSSNANLSILRRVEAIPTRLLLIGLPLTILLGTAIAWLLFGKLDFFEVALIATMLAPTDAALGKAVVTNPAVPGKVRESLNVESGLNDGICVPVILFFIAMLAETPEASTPVHLVLKLTLEVIGIGAVAGAIPALVGGFALRTCASRGWVSGTWLQIPIIALALFCYGLAQWMGGSGFIASFVGGLLFGAFTREHKAQFLEAAEGSSNAVAMITWFAFGTVILNLLSVEMSWQVLLYAVLSLTVIRMLSVYLCLLGSGLRNDTLLFIGWFGPRGLASIVFVVMVADQKLPGNGTIVAVAVWTILLSVILHGLSANRLSIIYGKRIHDSNI from the coding sequence GTGTCGGAATACCACGTCCTCACTGTGATTGCTGCTTTCGTGTTTTTCTATAGCCTGTTCGCTTCGAAGCTGGAAAAAACCTCTGTCAATGGAGCACTGGTCTATGTGTTTTGCGGGATGCTGTTTGGCCCCCATGTACTCAATGTCGTCGACTTGAAAGTGGATGGGGAATCTCTCAGCGGCCTGGCCGAGATTGCACTGGCGATCTGCCTGTTTACCGATTCCTCGAATGCGAATTTAAGTATCTTACGTCGAGTCGAAGCGATTCCCACCCGGCTGTTGTTAATCGGTTTGCCACTGACCATCCTGCTGGGAACAGCTATTGCCTGGCTACTTTTCGGCAAGCTTGATTTTTTTGAAGTAGCATTGATTGCAACGATGCTGGCCCCCACTGATGCGGCATTAGGCAAAGCGGTGGTGACAAATCCAGCCGTCCCCGGGAAGGTCAGGGAAAGCCTGAATGTCGAGAGTGGTTTGAATGATGGGATCTGCGTGCCGGTGATCCTGTTTTTTATCGCCATGCTTGCTGAGACGCCGGAAGCTTCCACACCCGTCCATCTGGTTCTCAAACTGACACTTGAAGTCATCGGCATTGGTGCTGTCGCTGGTGCGATTCCGGCGCTGGTTGGCGGATTTGCACTCCGTACCTGCGCCAGTCGTGGCTGGGTCTCCGGAACCTGGTTGCAGATCCCCATCATCGCCCTGGCTCTGTTCTGTTATGGTCTGGCGCAATGGATGGGGGGGAGTGGCTTCATAGCCTCTTTTGTGGGAGGTCTGTTGTTTGGCGCTTTTACCCGAGAACACAAAGCACAATTTCTGGAAGCGGCAGAAGGTTCTTCCAATGCGGTCGCGATGATTACCTGGTTTGCCTTTGGAACAGTGATCCTGAACCTGTTGAGCGTTGAAATGAGCTGGCAGGTACTGTTATATGCGGTACTCAGCCTGACTGTGATACGCATGCTGTCCGTTTATCTCTGTCTGCTGGGAAGCGGACTCCGAAATGACACGCTGCTGTTTATCGGCTGGTTCGGGCCGCGAGGATTGGCCAGTATCGTCTTTGTCGTGATGGTTGCCGATCAGAAATTGCCCGGCAATGGCACTATCGTCGCCGTGGCTGTCTGGACGATTCTGTTGAGTGTCATCCTGCATGGACTCTCCGCCAACCGTCTTTCGATCATTTATGGTAAGCGGATACATGATTCGAATATCTAA